The Lolium rigidum isolate FL_2022 unplaced genomic scaffold, APGP_CSIRO_Lrig_0.1 contig_62246_1, whole genome shotgun sequence genome has a window encoding:
- the LOC124681963 gene encoding probable ascorbate-specific transmembrane electron transporter 1 → MPVKSGASFRLSALPVVLMAQLLAAAVFTLTLVWVLHFRGGVSWEMSSNPQLVYTAHPLFMVIGLVICTGEAVMAYRIVLGPRAAKKAVHLLLHLLSLGFAAVGLYAAVKFHNDAGLAHIRSLHAWLGIATIGLYALQWLVAFVYFVFPGAMMTMRADYAPWHIFFGIVIFLMAICTAETGLVRFIFPGNYPSEAFVVNFNGIAIFMFGVAVVLAVILPSRY, encoded by the exons ATGCCGGTCAAGAGCGGCGCGAGCTTCCGGCTCTCCGCGCTGCCGGTGGTGCTCATGGCGCAGCTGCTCGCCGCTGCCGTGTTCACTCTCACGCTCGTCTGGGTGCTGCACTTCCGGGGCGGCGTCTCCTGGGAGATGAGCTCCAACCCGCAGCTGGTTTACACG GCACACCCTCTCTTCATGGTCATCGGCCTTGTCATCTGCACCGGAGAAG CGGTGATGGCGTACAGGATCGTCCTGGGTCCACGGGCGGCCAAGAAGGCGGTGCACCTCCTGCTGCATCTGCTCTCCCTGGGCTTTGCCGCCGTTGGGCTGTACGCCGCCGTCAAGTTCCACAATGACGCAGGCCTCGCCCACATCCGGTCGCTACATGCTTGGCTGGGGATAGCCACCATAGGCCTCTACGCCCTCCAG TGGCTCGTGGCATTCGTGTACTTCGTGTTCCCCGGGGCTATGATGACGATGAGGGCTGACTACGCGCCATGGCACATCTTCTTCGGCATCGTCATCTTTCTCATGGCCATCTGCACCGCCGAGACAGGCCTTGTGAGGTTCATTTTCCCTGGCAACTACCCGAGCGAGGCTTTCGTGGTCAACTTCAATGGGATCGCCATATTCATGTTTGGTGTGGCTGTCGTCCTAGCTGTCATCCTTCCATCTAGATACTAG